In Pseudonocardia sp. DSM 110487, the sequence CCGGCAGGTGCTCGACCTGGTCCGCCGGCTCGCCGAGCAGGGCCTGGGCGTCGTGCTGATCAGCCACAACATGGCCGACGTGTTCGAGGTCGCCGACCGGATCGCCACGCTGTACCTGGGCCGGATGGTCGCGCAGGTGCAGACGAAGGACGTGACGCACGGCCAGGTCGTCGAGCTGATCACCGCGGGCCGGTCGGGCGACCTCGGCCTGCAGCGACCCGAGAGCGTGGTCGTCTGATGCCATCCGAGAAGATCAGCGCAGAGAAGATGCCCGTGGAGGAGACCCAGGTGGAGAAGTCGGCCGGGGCCGCGAGTGCTGCGGAGCGCGCCGCGCCCGCATCGGCGCGGGCGGCCGACTTCGGCATCGACACGACCGCCAGGAGCACCGACGAGGCCATTCGCGCCTATCTGCGCAACCTGCGCAACGGCGACCTGGGTGCGCTGCCCGCCCTGCTCGGGCTGGCGGCCCTGTTCGTGCTGTTCACGGTCCTCGACTCGGGTGGCACGTTCCCGAGCCTGCTGAACCTGGCCAACCTGCTGCAGCAGGGCGCGGGCCAGACGATCATCGCCATGGGCCTGGTGTTCGTGCTGTTGACCGGTGAGATCGACCTCGCCGCCGGCACCGGGTCCGGGCTCGCGGCGGCCGTGATGGCGCTGCACCTGGTGAGCAGCGGCAACCTGCTCGGGGGCATGGGCACAACCGTGTTCCTGCTGTTCCTCGTGGTCACCGTGATCGCGATCGCGCTCGCGCTGATGCTGCGCATCTGGTTCGGCGCCGTGCTCTCGGCCGTGGCGCTGGTACTGATGCTGGTCGGGTTCCCGCCGAACCCGTGGCTGGAGATGCTGCTGGCCGTGTGCGTCGGCGTGACGATCGGCTGCCTCACCGGGTTCGCCGTCGCGAAGCTCGGCATGCCCTCGTTCGTGGTGACGCTCGCGCTGTTCATCGCGTGGCAGGGCGTGATCCTGCAGCTGATCGGCGACGGCGGCACGCTGGGCCTGCGCGACCCGGTGATCATCGCGGTGGCCAACGGCAACCTGTCGACGCTCGCCAGCTGGCTGCTGTTCGTGATCGGTGCGGGCGGCTACGCGGCCGTGCTGCTGAACCGGCAGCGGTCGCGGCGCAAGCTCGGGCTGGTGGCCCAGCCGACCGGCCTGGTGTTGCTCAAGGTCGGCGCGGTCGTGGTGCTCGCCGCCGTGGCGACGTTCCTGCTCACGCTCGACCGCTCGCCGGGCACCACGGCGATCGCGGGCGTGCCGTACGTGGTACCGGTCGTGCTCGTGCTGCTCGTGGCCGGCACGTACGTGCTCGACCGGACGCGCTTCGGCCGGCACGTCTACGCGGTCGGCGGCAACCGGGAGGCCGCGCGCCGGGCGGGCATCGACGTCACACGCGTGCGGGCGACCGTGTTCGTGATCGGTGCGGCGTGCGCGGCGATCGGCGCGATCGTCTACTCCTCGAAGGTGGGTTCGGTGTCCCCGGCCGCCGGTGGCGGTAACACGCTGCTGTTCGCCGTGGGCGCCGCGGTGATCGGCGGCACGTCCCTCTTCGGCGGGCGCGGACGCGTCAGCAACGCCGTGATCGGCGGTGCGGTGCTCGCCACCGTGAACAACGGCCTCGGCCTGCTCGGCCAGCCGGCGTCGGTGGTTTTCCTCGTCAACGGCCTGGTTCTCCTGCTCGCCGCGGGTGTCGACGTGCTGTCGAGGCGGCGGTCGGCGGTCGCCGGCAGGTGAGTCGCACGTGGGGCGGTGACGGTGGCGGCGGGGCGCCTGCCCTCACGGCAGGTGCCCGGCCCGACGAGGCCCGTCGGCACAACCGAGCCGCCCTGCTCCGGCGCCTGCACGTCGCCGGGCCCTGCACGCGTGCCACGCTCGCCGCCGAGCTGGGGCTCAACCGCAGCACGATCAAGGCGGTGGTCGACGGGCTGGCCGAGGCCGGGGTCGTCACAGAGGCGGTGCCCGCGCAGCGCAACGGGGCGGGCCGCCCGTCGCTGATGGTGCTGCCCGAGCCGGAGGCGGCCGTGGTGCTCGCGATCGACGTGCGGGTCGAGCAGGTGGCGATGGCCATGGTTGGCATCGGCGGGCAGGTGCTCGGCCGGCACAGCTGGAACCTGCACCACCGCACCCGCACCCCGGGCGAGGTGATCACGCACATTGCGGAGTCGGCGCAGCTGCTCGCCGACGAGCTCGCCGTGGCCGCGCGCGGGGCGGCGGTGTCGGTGCCGGGCGTCGTCCGGCGGGACGACGGGTTCGTGCACGAGGCGCCCAACCTCGGCTGGCGCGACGTCGCGCTCGGCACCCGCCTCGGCGCGGTGCTGCGGATCCCGGTGCAGGTGGCCAACGACGCCGAGCTCGGGGCGCTCGCCGAGCACGTCAGGGGCGAGGCGCACGACGTCGACGACCTCGTCTACATCTCGGCCGACCGCGGCGTCGGCGGCGGGGTGATCGCCGCGGGGCGGCCCATGCGCGGCACCCGCGGCTACGTCGGCGAGATCGGCCATCTCGTCGTCCGGCCCGGCGGGCGGGACTGCTACTGCGGCAACCGCGGCTGCTGGGAGACCGAGGTGGGGGAGGCCGCGCTGTGCCGGGCGCTCGGCCTGCCCGAGGACACCCCGCGGGGCGTGATCGTGGCGGAGCTGCGCTCGCTCGAAACGGCTCCGCTGCCCGGCCCGCTCGACGAGTTCGCCGAGTGGCTCGCGACCGGTCTCGTCACGGTCGTCAACGTGACGGCACCGGACCTCGTGGTCCTCGGCGACCTGTTCACGGCGCTCCCGCCCGCGGTCGTCGACCACGTCCGGACCCAGGTGCACGAGCGGAGCCTGGTGAGCAGGGCCGTCGGCGGCACCCGCATCGAGATCAGCCCGCTCGGCCGCGACGCCAAGCTGGTGGGGGCGGCCGAGCTGGCGTTCGAGCCGGTGCTGGGTGCGGTCTAGTGCGGTGACCACCAACCATCCCCGTTCCTGACGCGAGCCTGGCCGCACCCGCGCCGACACCATGATCCGGCGTATCGGTTGTCCATGGTCGCGACAGCGACCATGGACAACCGATACCGGCAGGTCAGCGCGGCGATCAAGGGCTGATGGTCGCGATCGTAGATCATCTAGCGACCATTTCGCCTTGATCGACGCATTGTCCCCGGAATGGCGGCTTGATCAGTGGTTCGGGGCGTTCCCCGGGTTGCTTTCGCCCGTTTCCGCGCCGAAGCCTTGATCATGGCCGTGAATCCGCCACCGGAGGCCCCTGCGGCCTGGCGGCATGCTGAGGACTCCTCGCCACCGAAGGCCCCTCCCGAGCTCCCGCCTCGACCGAGCGGACCAGATCGTCGTCCGGTGGCGGCTTGGCCGGAGGCTCCTCGGTGAACAGGTCCGGCGGGATCTTCACGGCGCCGACTACACTCTGCTGATACTGTTGGTGCCACCAATGTTGGCGCGACCATCAAAGGAGGCGTCGTGTCCGCTGCCACCCGGATCGCCGACCGCATCGAGATCGCCGACCTGTTCGCCCGCCTGGCCGACCTGCTCGACGAAGGCCGTCATGACGACGCCCACACCGTGTACCACGACGACGTCGTGGTGCGCTCGCCGCGCGGCGGTGAGCTGCACGGCATCGGCGAGGTGACCGCCTACCTGGAGCGGAGCCGGGTCGAGGGGGAGCGCACTCAACACGTGCACGCCGGCGTGCTGGTGGATGTCGACGGGGACCGCGCGCGGGCCACGGCGAACGAGCTCGTGTACTTCTACCGCGACGGCGCACCTCCGCACCGGACGAGCGGCCTGCGCGCGGCCTGCGCCGCGGTGCGGACCCCTTCGGGCTGGCGATTCAGCGAGATACGCATCTCCCTCGCCTGGACGCAGGAGAAGTGACGGCCGACCCCCGATGCGGGACTAGGCGGCGTCCCGGCGGCGCAGGGCGTTGCGGGCCTCGATCTGCTGTGCCGTGGCGATCCGCTCCGCCCGGCCCCTTCCCAGGAAGCTCGCCACCCAGTGCATCAGCGTGGTGACCTTGTTCTTGAAGCCGATCAGGTAGAACAGGTGCACCCCGAGCCACATCAGCCAGCCGAGCAGGCCGCTGAAGTGCAGCTTCCCCACGTTCGCCACGGCGGAGAAGCGGCCGATCGTGGCCATGTTGCCCTTGTCGAAGTACCGGAACGGCGTCGTCACCGGCCGGCCGGTGAGCCGTCCCGCGGTGACCCGGGCGGCGTAGCGGCCGCCCTGCATCGCGACCTGTGCCACGCCGGGCAGGTCGAGGGCGGCCATGTCGCCGACCACGAAGATCTCGGGATGACCGGGGATCGTGAGGTCCGGCTCGACGCGGATCCGGCCGGCGCGGTCGGTCGCGGCCCCGGTGGCCTCGGCGAGGTGGCCGGCCAGCGGAGGGGCCGCGACGCCGGCCGCCCAGATCTTGGTGTGCGCCTCGATGCGTTCCCCGCCCTCGAGCTCGACGCCGCTCGCGTCCACGTCCACCACGCGGGTGGCGAGGCGCACGTCGACGCCCATCCTGGTCAGCTGGCGCCGCGCGTTCACCGATAGCGGCCGGTCGAACGCCGGCAGCACGCGGTCCGCCGCATCGAGCAGGACGACGCGGGTCTCGGCCAGGTCGGCGTGGCGGTACTGGCCCTTCAACGCTCGGTGTGCGAGCTCGGCGATCTGCCCGGCCAGCTCGACGCCGGTCGGGCCCGCACCGATCACGACGAACGTGAGCCAGCGGCGGCGGGCCTCCGGGTCCTCCTCGAGCTCGGCCATCTCGAACGCGTGGAAGATCCGGCTGCGCACCTCGAGGGCGTCGTCGATGTTCTTCAGCGATGGCGCGTGCTCGGCGAACCGCTCGTTGCCGAAGTAGGAGTTGCGGGCGCCCGCCGCCACGATCAGCGTGTCGTACGGCACCCGCCGCTCACGGCCGTCGGGCGCGCTGACGAGCACCGTCCTGTCCTCGACGTCCACGTCGGTGACCCAGCCGAGCCGGACGTCGAGGTCGCGGTGGCGGAGGATCTCCCGGATCGGGGGGGCCACCTCGCCCTCGGACAGGATGCCCGCGGCCACCTGGTAGAGCAGGGGTTCGAAGAGGTGGTAGGTGGTGCCGTTGATCATGGTGACGGCGGCGGGCGCCGAGCGCAGTGCCTTGGCGGCGAACAGTCCACCGAAGCCGGCGCCGACGATCACGACCCGATGCTCTGCGTGTCTCACGTATCAAGGACGGGATACGGCTGCTCGATGTGACAACGCACGCGAATCGAGTGACCCAGGTCAAACGCAACTCGCGTGCACTCACAGCGCGACTCGCGGATGGGGGTGGG encodes:
- a CDS encoding sugar ABC transporter permease; translation: MPVEETQVEKSAGAASAAERAAPASARAADFGIDTTARSTDEAIRAYLRNLRNGDLGALPALLGLAALFVLFTVLDSGGTFPSLLNLANLLQQGAGQTIIAMGLVFVLLTGEIDLAAGTGSGLAAAVMALHLVSSGNLLGGMGTTVFLLFLVVTVIAIALALMLRIWFGAVLSAVALVLMLVGFPPNPWLEMLLAVCVGVTIGCLTGFAVAKLGMPSFVVTLALFIAWQGVILQLIGDGGTLGLRDPVIIAVANGNLSTLASWLLFVIGAGGYAAVLLNRQRSRRKLGLVAQPTGLVLLKVGAVVVLAAVATFLLTLDRSPGTTAIAGVPYVVPVVLVLLVAGTYVLDRTRFGRHVYAVGGNREAARRAGIDVTRVRATVFVIGAACAAIGAIVYSSKVGSVSPAAGGGNTLLFAVGAAVIGGTSLFGGRGRVSNAVIGGAVLATVNNGLGLLGQPASVVFLVNGLVLLLAAGVDVLSRRRSAVAGR
- a CDS encoding nuclear transport factor 2 family protein; its protein translation is MSAATRIADRIEIADLFARLADLLDEGRHDDAHTVYHDDVVVRSPRGGELHGIGEVTAYLERSRVEGERTQHVHAGVLVDVDGDRARATANELVYFYRDGAPPHRTSGLRAACAAVRTPSGWRFSEIRISLAWTQEK
- a CDS encoding NAD(P)/FAD-dependent oxidoreductase translates to MIVGAGFGGLFAAKALRSAPAAVTMINGTTYHLFEPLLYQVAAGILSEGEVAPPIREILRHRDLDVRLGWVTDVDVEDRTVLVSAPDGRERRVPYDTLIVAAGARNSYFGNERFAEHAPSLKNIDDALEVRSRIFHAFEMAELEEDPEARRRWLTFVVIGAGPTGVELAGQIAELAHRALKGQYRHADLAETRVVLLDAADRVLPAFDRPLSVNARRQLTRMGVDVRLATRVVDVDASGVELEGGERIEAHTKIWAAGVAAPPLAGHLAEATGAATDRAGRIRVEPDLTIPGHPEIFVVGDMAALDLPGVAQVAMQGGRYAARVTAGRLTGRPVTTPFRYFDKGNMATIGRFSAVANVGKLHFSGLLGWLMWLGVHLFYLIGFKNKVTTLMHWVASFLGRGRAERIATAQQIEARNALRRRDAA
- a CDS encoding ROK family protein is translated as MSRTWGGDGGGGAPALTAGARPDEARRHNRAALLRRLHVAGPCTRATLAAELGLNRSTIKAVVDGLAEAGVVTEAVPAQRNGAGRPSLMVLPEPEAAVVLAIDVRVEQVAMAMVGIGGQVLGRHSWNLHHRTRTPGEVITHIAESAQLLADELAVAARGAAVSVPGVVRRDDGFVHEAPNLGWRDVALGTRLGAVLRIPVQVANDAELGALAEHVRGEAHDVDDLVYISADRGVGGGVIAAGRPMRGTRGYVGEIGHLVVRPGGRDCYCGNRGCWETEVGEAALCRALGLPEDTPRGVIVAELRSLETAPLPGPLDEFAEWLATGLVTVVNVTAPDLVVLGDLFTALPPAVVDHVRTQVHERSLVSRAVGGTRIEISPLGRDAKLVGAAELAFEPVLGAV